The nucleotide sequence agtatatcttttaataacttcgcgatcccgatactAATAAccttcttacttttctaatactctttttagcttttatataagagctttataggctataatatatcctataaaatagtaattccgtacttattatattacttttttagtatcgtttatttaataaatcTTTACGCGAGACCCTTATTTTTAACGACTTCCGTAAtaacttccgtaataatttatactatttaattccgtaaagcctatatttaaagattcCCTTCCTCGTACtttacctttagcctttttaatacttcttttatttcttaaaactctatatttttttatctaGCGTATTAGTTAGAGTTTTCTTCGGAGTTtattactttactttattaatacccgatagctATTACTTCTATAACCTTTAgtcccttcgatatagtagtaaatacaatcttttttttctatccgagccgtttaggtaccctatagtcctttttaaagtattttactttaccgtaattaaaatacttaaagttatttttactttagcctcggccttacggcctttattactatatagtatcgacgtttatcggtcccgagtatatagtgccgaagtaattagtattaaggtatttccgcttacgcctatcgttaaagcggttatcgttaaagtatttcctatagttattaccgtagctacccttaccgttacctcctttcttttttatacgatactcgaactaccgatcgtcgatttatatagctatagcgatatacttattaatagtatcgggctttatttctttatataacttattttttattttatttttaaagctatagtaaaaaagctatattaactttttatcgttaatagcgttacgtaggctatcgattttaaattaaactGCGTAGTCGGTTACCGAACGTATTTAGCGTAGACTTAAGAGTTTATCTTACGCGCGCCTTACCTTATCGTACTctctaaatacctttttaagtttagctttaaaggtataataactttcgaagtattttatagtaatcttCTTTTAATTCTCCGGCTCctatttataatagttattaaggataggctcgaattatATAAGAGCCCTATCTTTAAGTTTAATAACCGTAAAgattactttcgactttttattaataaattagtttaagtattaacgaaaataggttttaagttagattaaaaaccctttaagctttaccttttttcctCTATAGtactccggtaccggaagcttaatagtcgattTAAACGTAGCCgaaatagcgaaaatctatttCTAGGTCTATTAAGCTTtgtcctcgagctttttaaaacgcttaataacctactttacggtaaagggtataggtctagcggaaggtccctcggtacctaggctaggcgggacgccttttatttaaatatttttaagtccggctatagtagtaaaaagacgcctttaacttatttataataaagttaaaataagtatataacgtataacgaacctctatctagAACTTTTAAaaggaatatcggttaaaggcacttctaaataattttaattcggtatagctaaatagtatataataaaatatctcgatataaatattaaataccgtaaatataatttaaattatatattgcggaactatctatttacgctagctagttcctccgtatatatagacctgtgGACCGTAGACCGTCGTTTTGTATAtagtcctcggtccgctccgtattagccgatactagaccgtagaccgtaagccccgccgcggtccccggtccctatCTTATTGGTCCGTCTAATTTCCTGGACCGTGGGCCCcgcccgatagcgcggtCTAGTTTTAattggtcctcgtggccccactatcttccagaaccgtaataCAGGCACGGTACTCCTTTAGGTCTTTAGACGCTATATAACCCTCGAGAAACTAATTTATAATTAACGCTTATTAAaacttatattattaactattaaaatagctCCCcgactttaatattaattacggtaaactAGCTTACTAAAGGTAttacggctataatatactaggtAGCTCTCCTTTATATAAAAGTCTCTTCGCTCCATAAGGCTAATAAGTTATTAAGTAAGCGCCAGAAAgctaaaaaaatatatataagacTTAAAGGgttatttactatataaaaagtataagaTTTACTGGATTAAAAGGCCGTAGATCGGGAGAGAGTGTAAGAAACGTAGCCGGATAGTAGTAATATAAAGGGGGCTCGTACAAAGGtttagtactatagtatatGCGGTAAGCCTAGCTATAATGCGCGTATTTACTAAGAGGCTGCAGAAGCATTTAATTTAGCTGTTtctaatataattatagttaATTGCTTATATTAATGTAGTGTAATTAAGGATAATATTTGTTGCGTAGTGGAAAGTAGTGCACTTACTTATATAGTGCACTCgcttataatatacgttaaTCTAACAcgtaattatagtaaaacATAATACTATAggataatattattactaaGAGTTAATAATCTAGGaaactattatatttatatatataatagagctggctagtataaatagatagttctgTAATATTGGTTTGGAgtgcggctataggcctaaggtCTTTTTGATTAGAGGGTGAggtgtgacgaacccctgtacaggacctctgaaagggatacggGTTGAACGTAACTTCTAACAattagttcggtgcagctaaacagtgcacaacaagatgtctcaatgtaaacacaagATGCCGTAAATACAAGCTTAAATTGTATACagcggaactgtctatctacaccagctagttcctccgtatatatagaccctATGCTAAGCCTAGCACTTTCCTGGATCGATAGACTCGACtatcgatcctatcgatactgtccCTTTGGGGATTGactcttctggatcgatcctcgatcccaatgATCCTGTTCTGATTGGTCCTTGCTCCTgtactaacgattggtccgtggtgcgccCCGCGCCCTACTAAGTGTTAAGCCGTAACAAAGCCCCGATCTTTAAATAAGATAATAACGAAGAAAGATACATGCTTATTTAGTTTATCGAACTTTgttaattttaatttaacgaaGAGGATTTCCagaaatattatatactctaatattactttaggAGACTAGGGGGTGGCTAGCTAAACGACGAAGTATTTAACGGGTAGTCCTACGGGCCCCAAAGGTTCTTAATTAGGCCCCGTGGGATGCAATAGCTAATTAGTAGAATCTTAAGGCTCTTTTACTTAAGCTTTACCCCGCCGTTCGTATATTTTCGGGTAGGGTACTGCCTAATTACCATTACGAGCTAAAGCTCATATTACCGAAATTATGGATCTATTTGGGCCCTTTCCGAAGGAGCTTCtagaaaaaggagatcaAAGGACTGTTTAGGAGAATATTTGACATCTAAGGGAAGATCAAGGGCAAAGCCATGGGGATAGGCATGCTGGGCAGGCCGCCACTGGAATCAGAATTGTTCATGCTGGAATGAGGGATGACGACAGGAAAGACTTTGCATCCTTTCTCAAGACTATCATGAAGATCAGCTCAGCTGATCGACTGTCGACTGAGGATTTGTTGAGGCACCCTTGGTTGGGCGCCATGAAATAGCACTACCCCTTACAAGAGAATGCTGGATGGCATCGACACGGTTCATTGTtcagtaccaccaccaagtaGCACAGACTGTAAGGTTGTCAATTTCGTTTGAATTACTACTGACAGTGCTTATCTTGAATTGCAGTAAATTTTCACCCCTGAAACAACGCTCTATGCCCCTTTGCGGTTGAAAGTCCGTTTCCATCACTGCCGAAATGTGGTCCTGTCCTCACTATGGAAAGCTTCCAAAAAGTCCACACTAGCATGGCGCAAAGCCTTCACCTTCTTGGTGGGGATAGTTATGTAGTTGTCGATGAACTCCCTCCGGCTCTCAGCATCGGTGCCCGAAGCACCAATTTCCAAGCTACCGAGGGTGTCCCTGATGTCATCATATGACTCGGCTGACTCTGGAACATCCTTTTGAGCTTACTGACGGAATCAACGGCGAGCTCGATCTTCTGGTCGATGTCCTTGAACTGGAAGACCATCTTGGTGGCCGGGTCAATTAGCATGGCCTCGTCCCTGTTGCCTTTCTTGAACGCTTCGAATTCCGTCAACATGCTCCCCCAGTCCTCAAACATGTCGTCAGTATTGTCTGCTGCGGGCCCTAGGGCGGCCCAGCCAAAGATAGCGATCCAACTGAAGGTGAGGCCCACACCGACGGTGGCACCCTTGCCCATCTTACAGTCGTTGTACCTGTTGTTGCAATCCCCGAGGCTGTTCTTGAACCTTTCCACCGCGTCAGCGTAATTAAGGCTGAGGAAGGCCATATAGCCTTTGAACTCTTTGTCCTTGTGCTCGAAAGGGATTGTCGAGTACTTGTTGATCAGGCTGTTGAGGTCGCTGATGAAGGGCTTGGTGTCATCGCGAAACTATTGTGAGGGTTGTTTCAGCCTTTGAACCAAACAATGGAATTCAGCAAATATTACATACTTTCGTCAAGACGGCGATAATGTCTTTGGTCTCTTCCTCTACATCACTAGCAGCCATCTGAAGCATCATAAGCGCTGCATCCGCTTTGCTCTTGGCCATTCTATAGgcatcgtcttcatcatctcggGTGCTTTGCTTGGAATCAAAGAGGACAATCAGTTGACCGCGGAGAGTCATcccctcgtcatcatcagtCAGGATGTTCAAAGTGACCGGCCCCAGTTCTCGGCCACTGCCCCAGCCAGGGCTGTTTTGGAATGTCAGCAACGGAGAAGCAGGTGTGGAGAAACGCAACTCACACATGTTATGGAGGTTGTCGTCGTAGAAGTCACGGCATGTCGAGCCTATTTCCACAAACGTGGTCTTAGTCTTGTTGTATATGTCTGTGTCAACGGATTCTAGACGCTTGAATGCGCCCTTGGGGATTCTGTCATCGAAGGCATCGCTGTTGGTGGGGAAGTCCTTGCCTGTCATGAGATAAGCTTTGAGGTCTTGATCACGCGCCGCCAAGTTAGTTCATGTGAGCAATTCGAAATAGCAGCAAGACTCACCAAAGTACGCCTTGCTTTGAAGTAGAGAGCTAGCTCTCTTTTGTCTTCAGACGCCTGAGCCTTGGGACCGGCGATCAAAATGAAGGTGTCGGTCGAGGATACAAGCGACTGTAGAGAGCCTTTCAGTTCCTAGTCGGCCTTGGTTGTAGGGCTCCACTGAGAAAGAGCGGCTGGAGCCATGGTCGGGCTCACGGATGCCATTGCgaaaaggaaggggagggaaaagTAGAGCTTGTGAGAATGTGTTCAAGTGAGGAGCAGCTGACACTGGCAGCACCTGCGGAAGAAGCGACTCCAGCTGTATGAATACAGACTCAAAGTTCAAGCTCACGTTATATGTGCTCAGTCCTCACTTGAACTTCGGTGCCTGCCTAGAACCTGCCAAGAGGTTGGGCAGTCAGCCCCTGTTCTCAACCGATCCCGCTTGAACTCTTTGAGTCCACAAACAACCCTCCACTTGGGATTCTGGCCAGTAAGATATTTGATTCCTTGTCGTATGTTCAACCACTCTTCCTTGCTATGCATGGGGGAGCAGTGTGGCAGCTTGTCACCAGATGCGCGAAGAGGTTGTGTTACTCTTCCCTGTTACAAAACAAGTACCATATGATGTGGAGAAAATCTCCTTGTTTCTAGCTAGACCACTGGCTACTACTCTACCAAGCCCCCAATCTAGCCTAAGGCTTTCTCGCCAAAGCAGCTTGTAAACCCGGGCACCCCTTCCTCAAATCATCCTTCGTAACCTTGTGCTTAGCCTCTCTCTTCGCCTGCCTAACACCACGCCCAGAATTCTTGACAGCACTCTGCTGGAACTCCAACAGCACGGCGGCGAAGTCGGCATCAGACATGTACAAGTGAAGGTGCATCTCTCCCGTGTTCAAACGGCAACTTCTAGCATCGAGGTGGTCATCCTCCTGGTAGACGTTCACGCAGATTGCGTTCTTCTTGCACTACAGAATTTGGCATGTGTTGTAGGCAGGGTCGGAAGAGCCAGGGAAGGTGACTTGGACGTAGACATTTTGGTCGTTGAAAGGGCTTGCCGTAAATGCCGGGGCCTTAAGCTAGTATTTAGCTAGACCTTGTCCCCACGGCGAATCTTGCCCGAGACGCCTTTGTCGTTATTCAGAATGCCACAGCCGTGTGCAGAGCCAGCCGCTGCCTCAAAAGGCTCACCATCCTTGCCGATACAGAGGTCGTTCACGCCCTTGTCACAGGCGTTGGGGTTGTCAGCAGAGGCGCTGTGCCACCAGTACAGGGGGAAGCTGCAGTGGTTGTGGACTTGAACCAAGTCGGCAGCGGAGGCGGACTGGGTGAGGGGGCCGAGTGTATCGGCCAGGCTGGCTAGAAGGAAGTTGGTAAAGGAATGCATTTTGCTGGCTTGTCGATGTaggtgaggatgatggggagagaAGGAATTCTAGAAAGAAAGTTGACAGATATATATACGTCTTGAAGGCCCCTCAAGAGCAGAGTGAACGAACTGGCGGAGTGGATCTGTGGAAATAGCTAAATCTCTGATGGGTAACGAGTTGATGCTCCTCGTTTTGTTGAAAAGTAGTTCTTGCTGGAACTCTTGATAGACTATGTGGTGATAGCTTGATATAATGTGTAAAAGCAAAGAACAACCCGTTCCCTGTTACAAGTATCTGCTCTCAGATACAGGTGGGTATTAGTTCCTTACAAAACCCAGTTCTACTGGTTCAAAGCCATCATGCTGCTCTTTCAACTCGACATGAAGTATGATTATAACCAGAGAACGATGGGATGATGACGCCAGTATGGAATCTTTCAAAGTGCTGTAAAAGAGTAAATTTAGATGATTTTGTGAAACGTctagaaaaaaagaaaattacaAGGGTGTACATCTGGCTCCCTTGTAGGAAAACAACCGCATTGGATGTCAGATGATTCCATCTGACATGAAAACAAGGAAAGTAAACTCATAATGTGCTAGCATACCTTGCAGATTGGTATGACTCTTACATCATTTCCCGTCATACCCGGCGGCGTGAAGCCTGACGCTGGTGTGTTTCCGGCATAGTTGTAGAAAGACCGCCCAGgttcatcctcgtcgtcttgATCCTATTTCCCTCTGACCACTTCTTCAACTCATCCAACAGCTCCACAGGCAGCTCATCAAAGCCTATCATCAGAGAATTCTGCTCGTCCTTCTTCGCATCGGCGGTGGCTGCAAATTACGGTTCAGAAAGATCCTCGATCAGGTACCTAACACCAACGGGTTCCCCATTCTCGTAGGCAAGTAGAGAAAGCGACTTGCTAAACGAATTGAAGGGAATAAACAGATGGAGATCTTCACCATGCCGCCCATTGGAATCGTGTAAAAACACTAGCCCCTCGCGAAGGAAGTAGCTGTGGCCTGAAAACGCACTCCTAGCTCTGATGTGGCTCGATAAGTCCCGGCCAATGGTAGGAATGGTTGGTATACCTCTGACAGTCCTTTGGTGAGGCTGATAATTGAGCCGGAACCTTACTGTCGTCTTCCCTTCCCAAATCCCAGCTTTTTGGAAGTCCGTAGCATCAATGACAGACTTGCCAAATGGCTTCAGTCTCTAATTGAAAACCTTCCTGAAGACCGAGAGATATGTGTCTTGCTGGAATCAGCTACCTCACCAATTGTTCCAATGAGGTCCTTGTCTGCGTTCTTGTTCAGCAGGCTGAATGAGGTGATCTTGGGATACTTCCGTTTAATGGGGAAGAGCcagtggcggcggtgggcaCGATAAGCACGCGGTGGTTCTTTTGTCTCTTGGCTTTGGGCtctgggaggatgatgatgacacGTTCTGTAACAGGTTATCAGCAAGCGAGGATCGGCAGTGGTGCTGGGAACAAAATGATGACTTACCAATATTGACGAAAGGAATCATCTTGATCCCGTCTGCTCCGCCGATTATCCGCACACCCCAActcttgttgatcttggAGTTCCCACTCTGTATCTCGAAACGCATGTTGTAAGGAGAGGGATATTGTGAGGTGATATGCTTATTCGTTCCAAGCAAATGGAATCCTGTTCCAACGCTGATATGCTCTTCCTCGTTGCCATAGCAAAACTGATTTTCACGGGTCAGGGTGCTCCAGTCAAAGGAATCGACGGCTGAAGCCTTCCGCTCCTCTGAAACATCTTGACCTGCGGCGGCATCCTGAACCTCCCcggcaagctcctcctcaatgGTGGCCTGTGTGCGGGGACTGCGTCTGCGAAGTCTGTGCCGAACTGTCGAACTatttggtggttttggcgtTGCTGACGCTGGTGCCTTCGTAGCTTTTAAACCTGGCGGATGTGCGGGCTCCGGTGTGGTCGTGGCCTCCCTGGAATCGACGCGTGATGATCGACGCCTCGGTGCGGTGCTTGGAACTCCAATTTCCTTGCGAGGAGGCATGTTTGCAGCCAAAAGAGTCTTGAAGCAGATGGACAGGAATGATTTAATGTCGTCGAGATAGAAGTCGCTTTGGGCTTTGTGTcactttttatatagttcgGGGGCCGAAAAACTGGACAAGATTTGACTTTGTGGAAATCATTTGGTGCCATCTGGGGATGGCCCTAGCTCAGTTGGTAATCTCAGCCACAGTTTGGATCCTTTTCTGATGTTTGCGTTCATCGTTCTTGAGACAAAGGTATGATCTGTCGAAGAAACTCGAAGTGCTCGCTCATCGAGTCTTCTCTTGTTGCAAAGAGAAAGGTAAATAATGGAACCATACATTAAATCATTGGCCTTCTCAGCACCAGATGCAATCGAAACCCAATCTCTGTTTGTTGCTGTCCAGGTGCATTTCGAaacagtttttttttctttaaaaaaaaaaaagcaaaaggaaaaagaggtGACCATGATGGGCTTGAACCCACTAGCTGAAGCGAAGGGTCGGTCAGGTCACACAACCCCAACTGGCCAGGCCAGGTGGCTCGCGGCACCTTAACCATTGCGCTATCTACATACAATGTTTAGCTACTTCGCTGGTGGGGAAGAGCCAAAGGATGGTACATAAGCTGCCGCCTACTGGATCTATCAGGTACCTATCTCGCACCATCAAACCTGGAACCCTCAGGGGCCTTTTCACACCAAACGATTCTTGTCCTCAACGTCGAtgtgcttgctgctgcctttTGTATTGTCCTCCTGCCACTTGTTTGTCAAGTTGAAGAGGCAACCGATGGAATGTTATGTCCAACAATGAAGCGACTGTGGTTGTATTCGGGAGACAAGCTCATAATGTTGGCAGGAAAGAGAAAGTCTTGTCCTCTGGCTTTTCCAGGCTTTTCCCACCCAGGTTGTGTTGTCCACCTCGCATCTCCcaaccgccgccaccagcaccgcccaGACGACGCCACCTACCTActccaccttctccagcctctccctccccttctttaGGTACTCCATATAATTTATTCTCTCCTGACACCGATCTCTATCCATCCCCGCATTGTCCACCTTCGCCTGGAGATCATTCAGCCTCCGCTCCAAAGCAAGGCTCCGGAGAAAATACGCCGTCCTCAACGCATTCAGCGAGGCATTCTCCTGCCTAAGCTTGACGATCGTTGCCTCCAACTTGACAATCTTTTGACTCAGTTTTGACTCATCCAACTCCTCTTTATGCCGCCTCTCCATAGAGATCATATCActttccatcttcttcttctcgcccTTCAACGAGTCGCAGTGCCGTTGGAGCCGAGTGTATTCTTTGAGGAGCGTCTTGCGGTTCATACGTTCAGGGGGCCGTGGTTCGCAAGTTGAGGCGGGCTTCTCGCGCGTTAGATGGAGGCGCGAGCGGACGCCCTGCATCCGTTCTGAAAAGTTTCCCATGTCAGATGTGTGGTGAGGGACTGATATGATGGGATGTGTGTTTGCGGTGAAGTGTTGCTTGAGAGGCACCAAGAACGTCAGGATATGGAGACACCGCCTTGACAGTCCTGATGTCGAGAACGGAGAACCCCATGGGGAGGCGACGGATGGCTCAGGGTGGCTTCACAAAGACTTTTGACGGGTGAAAGCTTAATGTTCAACACAAAATGTGGTAGACCCCGGTTCCTGAATCGTGCAATCACGGAAACCGGGGTTTGGAAATTGCAAACACTCAAGACAAACGTCGTCGATTAAAAAGCCAACTGCCAGCTTCATGGTGGATGGATTATGCCACCTACTCGATGCACAAAATGCTGTTGCAAGAGCCCCCTGTTCGGGTTCCTTTCCACCTTCCACCCACCATCCTTCCGGCTTCCCCTACAACAAGCCAATacatcttcaacagctcTATCCCAAATTTTGTGAAACCCAGGTGACCGGGCAGTGGCAGTCGCAGAATGGGAAATGACAAAGATGGTCAAAAACCGGCGGAGGGGGATAGGACGTGCGATGACAAGGACGATAAGGGAGATGGACCAAGATGGGGAAAATGAAACTTGTCACTCGGATGGTATTGATCACTTGTGAGGGGAATTACACCGCAACGCCTTCTAGACATGATAGCAAGCAGCCAGTGATAAACAAATGCTTTTTCGCTTTGCAAATTGCCCAATTGCTTGACAGCGGCACAAGCCGAACAAATGAGGCTGCCCGGCGTGTGGTGGTCCTCGGCGCTTAACCTACCCGCCAACCGTTGGGAAGCGCCGCAAGCGGTGCGCCGCTCCACTACGGCAATATGTGACAGCCAATTATGACTTGGTGCAGGTAGCAGCCGCGATTGACTTGTCTGAAGGGGATTAGCTACCGCTCATGCGAGATTTTTGGATGCAAGCCCTGGTGTTGGATgagtggaggagaggggaggttCGGGGGGAAGGCATGCAAGTGTTTTGGCCGATTGggcggttgagggaggattcTGGGGTTTGGGAGCTTGATTTTTGATGGGCGTCTGGAGAAAGGAGAAAGGCTAGGTAGTTTTACCAGCCTGTGGAATTTCAAGCTGCATAGGTACGGTTGGGTAGGATATAATTATCCTGTTTTGAGCCACGTCTCGATCTGTTCTGGCTTTGTCTAGTTCCATGCTATCATTACGACAACAAAATGCACCCCCTTACTACGTCAGACCTCGCCTTCTTGCTTTGCACGTCTTCATCTACCTCCCCACCAAGAGCGCCACTGATGTTGAGGACGACGtatgggttggtggttgttatTCAGAACGATGGATCGTTGGCCATATCGATATCAGAACAAAAGCCACCGCGTGGAAAGGACATGGTAGTCGGGGGGGTTTGCTCTGTTCTTGCCAGCCCTGTCATGCTTCCCGTTCCACAGATATCGCAACCGCAAAACGAGCATTATCTGCTTTCTCCAGATTTCACTACGTCGACGTACCTCTGGTCACCAAGCTCGGCGATCTTAGACGAGTGGACACCGGCGGATGAGGCACTGCTAGAGTCGTTGTATTctggtgaggtggaggaggaagggggttggtttgacGGTTATCTTGattgggtggggagggcggaggaTCAGCTCCATGGGTTGGGTTCGTCTAGGCTGTGGAGAGGACCGGAAGAGTCAAACAATAGCTTTATCAGCGTTGATTCTCCAAAGAATCAGGAGGGGGGATTGATGGGCAGCTTTTCAAAGACGAGGGCGAGAGAACGCTGTGGTTAGTGGAGGGTATGTTGTTAGCGTCTTGGTTGGCGCTGCAGGAGGGAGTCGAAGGAGTTGGTTATCGCGTTGGCAGGTCCGAGGACgctgtggagggggtgcAGGACGAGGGTATGTATTTGTTGGAAAGAGGGGGCACTGAGAGTTTGGGCGAGGTCGTTGCGGCTTTCTTGAGGAATGTGACATTTTGAATGACATTGCCAGGCGTATGGGGCATGATGCATAGCATGGGATTGGGAAAGAACATTGACGAATATCATAACCCATTTCGACATCGAAACTGAGAGAAAAAATGGCGGTTTTGCATTTCGTTTGACCAGGATCATTTGTAAAAAGGTATGACGAGAAAACTGTTTATACCGTGGTATTATATGTGCTGTGATGAAGACCCCTTCCCGTCGGCTTCCCttaacctcccccttccatccCCATGCACAACCTGTGCTTGTCATTGACGTGCTCCCCTCCAGTCCTGATGATCCAACCTTGACTCGGCATTACTCGATGATGTAGCCctctccccaccatctcctccgcGCGTCAAAGTCAACTTGGGCATAGTAGCCCACCCCATTCATCTCAAAGCCTTGAAATCATGAGCCCGTCCTCACACGCTGCCAACTGTTCTGAGACTCGTTCCTTCTCACCCAGACTGAATTATCCTATTTCTTGTCCACTGAGATAACCCGACTACCGACTCGACATTGCGAAATAGAGCATAATCATCGGCCACCCCGTCGATAGTAAGAACGCCGCCAGTACCGAGAATAGGTTGGGATCTCTGTCCGATTCCCTGCCCGACCAACGAGAAAGCAGCGTGACGGCGCACCAGATCATGCCGATACCATACACCGACC is from Podospora pseudopauciseta strain CBS 411.78 chromosome 5 map unlocalized CBS411.78m_5.2, whole genome shotgun sequence and encodes:
- a CDS encoding uncharacterized protein (EggNog:ENOG503PSM0), whose protein sequence is MPPRKEIGVPSTAPRRRSSRVDSREATTTPEPAHPPGLKATKAPASATPKPPNSSTVRHRLRRRSPRTQATIEEELAGEVQDAAAGQDVSEERKASAVDSFDWSTLTRENQFCYGNEEEHISVGTGFHLLGTNKHITSQYPSPYNMRFEIQSGNSKINKSWGVRIIGGADGIKMIPFVNIERVIIILPEPKAKRQKNHRVLIVPTAATGSSPLNGTTADAKKDEQNSLMIGFDELPVELLDELKKWSEGNRIKTTRMNLGGLSTTMPETHQRQASRRRV
- a CDS encoding uncharacterized protein (EggNog:ENOG503PIMF); amino-acid sequence: MGQNLSLEEPFADTAGAVFAKEDQMNSIILGIAWAGSVYGIGMIWCAVTLLSRWSGRESDRDPNLFSVLAAFLLSTGWPMIMLYFAMSSR